The following are encoded together in the Serratia nematodiphila DZ0503SBS1 genome:
- a CDS encoding M3 family metallopeptidase: MQQALDYFNQLNQDYLDVHRAKEELFWQNYMGTGGEDVSARFSAAESAYKRFVAEPRRLGEIRTLLAGLEALPQEAQRDALIHGLQGWLRFFDCNAIEDPQAQALLDQIIHAESDLYSRRKGYQVTHLNADGRRVAASLGELLTNQATNPNEDYRRSSQQALRDLEQWLLHNGLPELIGLRNRFARQMGYRNYFDYKVNKTERMTPEQLFAILDRFERETREANARSLQQLAAEKGSQALEPWNVRFASAGDVTRQLDPYFPFSRSLERWVDSFKRLHIGFGGAEMNLDLLVRKGKYENGFMHGPVPPFVRQGEWVPARINFTSLAQPGQVGSGAYGLNTLFHEGGHAAHFANIRQNAPCFSQEFPPTSMAYAETQSMFCDSLLDDADWLKRYAKNAAGEAVPDALIEAGIAARQPMRAFNERHILLVPYFEWALYQWDDEQRTPEAITALAREVEQKILGISGSPRPTLAIPHLLSLESACSYQGYLLAMMAVEQTRHFFLQRDGYLTDNPAIGPDLAQHYWLPGNSVSHDDTLRSLTGEGFNPDYLAQACNQTVAQAWHEAQQTMAAAAARPQPPADFDLQAHIRVVDGETVLADNADGDERMCRGFAAAIEARLV, from the coding sequence ATGCAACAGGCTCTCGATTACTTCAATCAATTGAACCAGGATTACCTCGACGTACACCGCGCCAAAGAAGAGCTGTTCTGGCAAAACTACATGGGCACCGGCGGTGAAGACGTCTCGGCGCGCTTTTCCGCCGCCGAAAGCGCCTATAAGCGCTTCGTCGCCGAACCGCGCCGGCTCGGGGAGATCCGCACTCTGCTGGCCGGGCTGGAGGCGTTGCCGCAGGAGGCGCAGCGCGATGCGCTGATCCACGGCCTGCAGGGTTGGCTGCGCTTTTTCGACTGCAACGCCATCGAAGATCCTCAGGCGCAGGCGCTGTTGGATCAGATCATCCACGCCGAATCCGATCTCTACTCGCGCCGCAAGGGCTATCAGGTCACCCATCTGAACGCCGACGGCCGACGCGTGGCGGCTTCGCTCGGCGAGCTGTTGACCAATCAGGCGACCAACCCGAACGAAGACTATCGCCGCAGCTCGCAGCAGGCGCTGCGCGATCTGGAGCAATGGCTGCTGCATAACGGCCTGCCGGAGCTGATTGGCCTGCGCAACCGCTTTGCGCGCCAGATGGGCTATCGCAACTATTTCGACTACAAGGTGAACAAAACCGAGCGCATGACGCCGGAGCAGCTGTTCGCCATTCTGGATCGTTTCGAGCGGGAAACCCGCGAGGCCAACGCGCGCAGCCTGCAGCAGCTGGCGGCCGAGAAGGGCAGCCAGGCGCTGGAGCCATGGAACGTCCGCTTCGCCAGCGCCGGCGACGTCACCCGCCAACTGGATCCTTACTTCCCGTTTTCCCGTTCGTTGGAACGCTGGGTCGACAGCTTCAAACGCCTGCACATCGGTTTTGGCGGCGCGGAGATGAATCTCGATCTGCTGGTGCGCAAAGGCAAGTATGAGAACGGCTTCATGCACGGCCCGGTGCCGCCGTTTGTACGCCAGGGGGAATGGGTGCCCGCGCGCATCAACTTCACCAGCCTGGCGCAGCCGGGGCAGGTGGGCAGCGGCGCTTACGGGCTAAACACCCTGTTCCACGAGGGCGGCCATGCGGCGCACTTCGCCAACATTCGCCAGAATGCGCCGTGCTTCTCGCAGGAGTTCCCGCCGACTTCGATGGCCTATGCCGAAACCCAGTCGATGTTCTGCGACAGCCTGCTGGACGACGCCGATTGGCTGAAACGCTATGCGAAAAACGCCGCCGGCGAAGCGGTGCCCGATGCGCTGATCGAAGCCGGCATCGCGGCGCGCCAGCCGATGCGCGCGTTCAACGAACGCCATATCCTGCTGGTGCCGTACTTCGAGTGGGCGCTGTATCAGTGGGATGACGAGCAGCGCACGCCGGAAGCCATCACCGCGCTGGCGCGTGAGGTTGAGCAGAAGATCCTCGGCATCAGCGGCAGCCCGCGCCCGACGTTGGCGATCCCGCACCTGCTGTCGCTGGAGTCCGCCTGTTCCTATCAGGGTTATTTGCTGGCGATGATGGCGGTGGAGCAAACCCGTCACTTCTTCCTGCAGCGCGACGGTTATCTGACGGACAACCCGGCCATTGGCCCGGATCTGGCGCAACACTACTGGTTGCCGGGCAACAGCGTCAGCCACGACGACACGCTGCGCAGCCTGACCGGCGAAGGGTTTAATCCGGACTATCTGGCGCAGGCCTGCAACCAGACGGTGGCGCAGGCGTGGCATGAGGCGCAGCAGACGATGGCCGCCGCCGCTGCACGCCCGCAGCCGCCGGCGGATTTCGATTTGCAGGCGCATATTCGGGTGGTGGATGGCGAGACGGTATTGGCAGACAACGCCGACGGTGACGAACGGATGTGCCGCGGCTTCGCTGCGGCGATAGAGGCGCGTTTGGTTTAA
- a CDS encoding TetR/AcrR family transcriptional regulator, translating into MGNREKIVDAALHSFTHKGFHQTSMRDIAQAAGVSVGNLYNHFSGKEALIGEIALLENGVFAEFAAALLAEKKRPKQALSAFFTAYHAFVAEPDNVQLSAEIVAEVARNPALAEPFSANQRQLIEALATTIAEAQQIGEIAPAIAPLPLAQLVLDVIESQAWRQAIFASPSPEAITPVRLLEQLLYRQL; encoded by the coding sequence ATGGGAAACCGAGAAAAGATTGTCGACGCTGCGCTGCACAGCTTTACCCATAAGGGATTTCACCAGACCAGCATGCGGGATATCGCCCAGGCGGCGGGCGTCAGCGTGGGCAACCTCTATAACCATTTTTCCGGCAAGGAGGCGCTGATCGGCGAGATCGCGCTGCTGGAAAACGGCGTATTCGCCGAGTTCGCCGCCGCATTGCTGGCCGAGAAAAAGCGGCCGAAACAGGCGCTGTCGGCTTTTTTCACCGCCTATCACGCTTTTGTCGCCGAACCGGACAATGTGCAACTGTCGGCGGAAATTGTGGCTGAAGTGGCGCGCAACCCGGCATTGGCCGAGCCGTTCAGCGCCAACCAGCGGCAGTTGATTGAGGCGCTGGCGACGACGATCGCCGAGGCTCAGCAAATCGGCGAGATCGCGCCGGCGATAGCGCCCTTGCCGCTCGCGCAGCTGGTGCTGGACGTGATCGAAAGCCAGGCCTGGCGGCAGGCTATCTTCGCGTCGCCTTCGCCGGAGGCGATCACGCCGGTGCGGCTGTTGGAGCAACTGCTCTACCGCCAACTCTAG
- a CDS encoding DUF4214 domain-containing protein has protein sequence MIPLATQQEVGALIIGIFGRLPTAAEIDYYDSAFDIGSQPPAYMASILMSQPDAGWMSGQSEYDILSQVYFSVYNTAPDPDYINALLQQGHFNSAVASVVIDLFNYLGDDPVMLAQRDALDQRIAEGLYPGTAADAAGGSGDAQAMFYLLRAPWQTDEIAHDGKLLNQGGDLAGLAQSKIATLPLNDLSDHDFILHLFAQGFERPPTAPELAAYQQRLAEGATRGDLLVDMIAQLRGVVAPEDAAAQQHFNAAGQEYSPGELPATEYLEQIAALFRALPERAVDSVSLDNWSKTLASGTLSYTELVSALLATPEFQAQIGGLQGDDFIQHVYQAVHGRAADEQQLEHYRALGGDKALVTQAVIADLINAPPAGDVQYEQWMFARDVGASLAYKTTASLATSEGGGNASGTVNTHAHHTLSNAETAVLFRVFLDADADVTVDLSYASQLSYLIVNGDAAADIRLHNNPAARYGVEMTVNNANVTLHGTHGDDRVQLTSQADLAAAQGHFSLNNGNDSLLWGGNADGGANHVGWIFSADGGDGHDILSANLIVKMTSTLDLFGVRISTVSSNAANFSHFEQIDMAGYIGQAEATLTQIGWNGYSTKALATSAHVFDYGVLSGNATVEGTDGGTVVQSRAAQALGREGLLLSGWADNVKVINANADAARLEISGIGDHADSRLEIAFLENATDRFDLLFSGRGNAGSLALDSHGDENPLTLVAINTGGWGNGALTLTGQNDQVQDITLSGGANFNLTLTEGYTQVRQVDASAFAGNGFTLTSSHGGSGDGTIIQMLGLLPLSGGAQAKLAPLLEDLGLQGEQLLVKGGGGSDQFNVQGDTTIVAGAGKSHVTLQSSTAASGVTLKDFSLTQGSIDDVLSGLRIAQGAGGGKLADYGVSDAQGVEARIGALTAEQGSSASQLLAALLDLGQPGALSAKVGVSSVLGEQNSSYLIVDNNDDHRLDAADSVILLLGQDHQSLLNELRYVPEIMLNGTVVEPEPLVA, from the coding sequence ATGATTCCTTTAGCTACGCAACAAGAGGTCGGCGCCTTAATCATCGGCATTTTCGGGCGTTTGCCGACGGCGGCGGAAATCGATTACTACGACAGCGCATTTGATATCGGCAGCCAGCCGCCCGCCTATATGGCCAGCATTTTAATGAGCCAACCCGATGCCGGTTGGATGAGCGGCCAAAGCGAATACGACATTCTCAGCCAGGTTTATTTCTCCGTTTACAATACCGCTCCCGATCCGGATTACATCAATGCCTTACTGCAACAGGGGCATTTCAACAGCGCTGTCGCCAGCGTCGTCATCGACCTCTTCAACTATCTGGGGGACGATCCGGTGATGCTGGCGCAGCGTGATGCGCTCGATCAGCGCATTGCTGAAGGTTTGTACCCCGGCACGGCCGCCGATGCCGCCGGCGGAAGCGGCGACGCGCAGGCGATGTTTTATCTGCTGCGAGCGCCCTGGCAGACCGATGAAATTGCGCATGACGGCAAGCTGCTCAATCAGGGGGGCGATCTGGCTGGGTTGGCGCAGAGCAAGATTGCCACCCTGCCGCTTAACGATCTTTCCGATCATGACTTCATTTTGCATCTGTTCGCACAGGGATTCGAACGGCCGCCGACGGCGCCTGAACTGGCCGCTTACCAGCAACGGCTGGCGGAAGGCGCGACGCGCGGCGATCTGCTGGTGGATATGATCGCGCAGTTGCGCGGGGTGGTGGCGCCGGAAGATGCGGCGGCTCAACAGCATTTCAATGCGGCGGGCCAGGAATATTCACCGGGCGAACTGCCGGCGACCGAGTATCTGGAGCAGATAGCGGCGCTGTTCCGTGCATTGCCCGAGCGGGCGGTGGACAGCGTCTCGCTGGACAATTGGAGCAAAACGCTGGCCTCCGGCACCTTGAGCTATACCGAATTGGTCTCGGCCCTTCTGGCGACGCCGGAATTTCAGGCGCAGATCGGTGGTTTGCAGGGGGACGACTTTATTCAGCACGTCTATCAGGCGGTGCATGGCCGGGCGGCGGATGAACAGCAGTTGGAACACTATCGGGCGTTGGGCGGCGACAAGGCACTGGTCACGCAGGCGGTGATCGCCGATCTGATCAATGCGCCGCCGGCAGGTGACGTTCAGTATGAACAGTGGATGTTCGCGCGCGATGTCGGCGCCAGCCTGGCGTATAAAACGACTGCTTCTCTCGCCACCAGCGAGGGCGGCGGCAACGCGTCGGGTACGGTGAATACGCATGCTCACCATACGCTGAGCAATGCGGAAACCGCCGTGCTGTTCAGGGTGTTCCTGGATGCTGACGCGGACGTTACGGTTGACCTGAGCTATGCCTCGCAGCTTTCTTACCTGATCGTCAATGGCGACGCTGCGGCGGATATCCGGCTGCATAATAACCCTGCGGCTCGGTATGGGGTGGAGATGACGGTAAACAATGCCAATGTGACATTGCATGGCACCCATGGCGACGATCGGGTGCAGCTCACTTCGCAGGCCGATCTCGCCGCCGCCCAAGGGCACTTTTCTCTGAACAACGGCAATGACAGCCTACTGTGGGGAGGCAATGCCGATGGCGGCGCCAATCATGTGGGGTGGATATTCAGCGCCGATGGCGGTGACGGGCACGATATTTTGTCCGCCAACCTGATCGTCAAAATGACCTCGACGCTCGATCTTTTTGGCGTGCGCATCAGTACGGTGAGCAGCAATGCCGCCAATTTCAGTCATTTCGAACAGATAGATATGGCGGGTTACATCGGCCAGGCGGAAGCTACGCTGACGCAAATCGGTTGGAACGGTTACAGCACGAAAGCGCTGGCGACGAGCGCTCATGTGTTTGACTACGGGGTGCTGAGCGGCAACGCCACCGTAGAGGGAACGGACGGAGGGACGGTCGTGCAGAGCCGGGCGGCGCAGGCGCTTGGCCGTGAGGGATTGTTGCTGTCCGGGTGGGCGGATAACGTCAAGGTGATCAACGCCAATGCCGATGCGGCGCGCCTTGAAATCAGCGGCATCGGTGATCATGCGGACAGCCGGCTGGAGATAGCCTTCCTTGAGAATGCCACCGATCGTTTCGACCTGTTGTTCTCCGGGCGCGGTAATGCCGGCTCATTGGCGCTTGACTCGCATGGCGATGAAAATCCATTGACATTGGTTGCCATTAACACCGGCGGCTGGGGAAATGGCGCCTTGACGCTTACGGGGCAAAATGATCAGGTGCAAGACATTACGTTGTCCGGCGGCGCGAATTTCAACCTGACGCTAACGGAGGGGTACACTCAGGTCCGCCAGGTTGACGCTTCGGCCTTTGCCGGTAATGGGTTCACCCTGACGTCCTCTCATGGCGGCAGCGGTGACGGCACGATCATTCAAATGTTGGGCTTGCTGCCGTTAAGTGGTGGCGCGCAGGCCAAATTGGCGCCGCTGCTGGAAGATCTTGGGCTACAGGGCGAACAGCTGTTGGTCAAAGGCGGAGGAGGCAGCGATCAATTTAACGTGCAGGGAGACACGACGATCGTCGCCGGCGCAGGGAAAAGCCACGTTACGCTGCAGAGCAGCACGGCGGCGTCAGGCGTGACGTTAAAAGACTTTTCGCTGACGCAGGGCAGCATCGACGATGTGCTTTCAGGTCTGCGGATCGCTCAGGGGGCCGGCGGCGGGAAGCTGGCGGATTATGGCGTCAGCGATGCGCAAGGCGTGGAGGCGAGAATCGGCGCCCTGACGGCCGAACAGGGCAGCAGCGCCAGCCAGCTGTTGGCCGCGTTGCTCGATCTCGGTCAGCCTGGAGCATTGAGCGCCAAGGTCGGGGTCAGCAGCGTTCTCGGCGAGCAAAACAGCAGCTACCTCATTGTCGATAACAATGATGACCACCGTCTGGATGCCGCGGACAGCGTCATCCTGCTCTTGGGGCAGGACCATCAAAGTTTGCTCAATGAACTGCGCTATGTGCCGGAAATCATGCTCAACGGCACGGTGGTCGAGCCGGAGCCGCTGGTCGCGTAA
- the bhsA gene encoding multiple stress resistance protein BhsA, whose amino-acid sequence MKTIKTFAAAIALATVSFTTFAAEHVSAQDAAQFEKAGVIVASGATDLSSLKSQLAAKADAAGAKAFTITSTSGNNLMHATAVIYK is encoded by the coding sequence ATGAAAACCATCAAAACTTTTGCTGCCGCTATCGCCCTAGCTACCGTTTCTTTCACCACTTTCGCCGCTGAACACGTCAGCGCGCAGGATGCCGCCCAATTCGAAAAAGCCGGCGTGATCGTCGCCAGCGGCGCGACCGACCTGAGCAGCTTGAAATCCCAGTTGGCCGCCAAAGCCGATGCGGCGGGCGCCAAGGCTTTCACCATCACCTCCACCAGCGGCAATAACCTGATGCACGCCACCGCGGTTATCTACAAATAA
- a CDS encoding carbonic anhydrase codes for MQHIIEGFLSFQKEIFPQRKELFRSLASSQNPKALFISCSDSRLVPELVTQQEPGQLFVIRNAGNIVPSFGPEPGGVSATIEYAVVALGVTDIVICGHSNCGAMKAIASCQCLDPMPAVAHWLHYADAAKAVVEKKTWHSETDKVNAMVEENVIAQLNNIKTHPSVAVGLRNSGLRLHGWVYDIESGEIRTLDRNTKSFVSLADNPDVYFE; via the coding sequence ATGCAACATATCATTGAAGGTTTCCTCAGTTTCCAGAAAGAGATTTTCCCGCAGCGCAAGGAACTGTTCCGCAGCCTTGCCTCCAGCCAAAATCCCAAAGCGCTGTTTATCTCATGCTCTGACAGCCGTTTAGTGCCCGAGCTGGTCACACAGCAAGAACCTGGGCAGCTTTTCGTTATCCGTAACGCCGGCAACATCGTCCCTTCCTTCGGCCCGGAGCCGGGCGGCGTCTCTGCCACCATCGAGTATGCAGTGGTGGCGTTGGGAGTTACCGATATCGTGATTTGTGGCCACTCGAACTGCGGCGCCATGAAGGCTATCGCGTCCTGCCAGTGCCTCGACCCCATGCCTGCGGTAGCTCACTGGCTGCACTATGCCGATGCGGCAAAAGCGGTGGTCGAGAAGAAAACGTGGCATAGCGAAACAGACAAAGTTAACGCTATGGTGGAAGAGAACGTTATAGCTCAGCTAAATAATATCAAAACCCACCCTTCTGTGGCGGTGGGTCTGCGCAACAGCGGGCTGCGCCTGCACGGCTGGGTGTACGATATCGAAAGCGGCGAAATTCGCACGCTGGATAGAAACACCAAGAGCTTCGTGTCTTTGGCCGATAATCCCGACGTCTATTTCGAATAA
- a CDS encoding methyl-accepting chemotaxis protein yields the protein MLLRFSQLTTHKGAELSAIEHAVPMIVFSPDGTVLRANDLFLSTLGFQRDDVIGRHHRIFCDPNYVASPLYREHWETLNKGQPITDTIKRIAKNGEAVWLQGTYAPVLNKQGKVVEIVKIASEVTERVTQAQEHRSLLAALNRSMAMISFTPQGDIVSANDNMLALMGYRLDEACGQSHAVLCPPAFAASDDYRRHWQRLARGEFITGRFERVNRRGERVWLEASYNPILDNDGQVVKVVKIAQDITRLMQQQQHEEEMVRNAHHLSLDTDRQAAQGAVIVQQAVKGMQQVEAAARETSDVVTELGKCSQQIGTIVEAIRKIASQTNLLAINASIEAAHAGEHGRGFAVVANEVRTLAEQSRKAATEIERMTKSIQQGVAAAIAGMATCVEQAGGGVALTHDAGEVINQVNIGMHDVVKLMQAFTSVKQGDALH from the coding sequence ATGCTGTTACGATTCAGTCAGTTAACTACCCACAAAGGCGCCGAACTGAGCGCGATAGAACACGCCGTTCCCATGATTGTATTCTCGCCCGACGGCACGGTATTGCGCGCCAACGATCTCTTTCTCAGCACGCTCGGATTTCAACGCGATGACGTGATAGGCCGGCATCACCGTATTTTCTGCGATCCTAATTATGTCGCCAGCCCGTTATATCGCGAACATTGGGAGACGCTGAATAAAGGGCAACCCATCACGGACACGATAAAGCGCATCGCGAAAAACGGCGAGGCGGTGTGGCTGCAGGGCACCTATGCGCCGGTGCTGAATAAACAGGGTAAGGTGGTGGAAATCGTCAAGATCGCCAGCGAAGTGACCGAGCGAGTGACCCAGGCGCAGGAACACCGCAGCCTGCTGGCGGCGCTGAATCGCTCGATGGCGATGATTTCTTTCACGCCGCAGGGCGACATTGTCAGCGCCAACGACAATATGCTGGCGCTGATGGGCTATCGGCTGGATGAGGCGTGCGGGCAGTCGCATGCGGTGCTGTGCCCGCCGGCGTTCGCCGCTTCCGACGACTATCGGCGGCACTGGCAGCGCCTGGCGCGCGGCGAGTTCATCACCGGGCGTTTTGAGCGCGTCAACCGGCGCGGCGAACGGGTCTGGCTGGAGGCCAGCTATAACCCGATCCTCGACAACGACGGCCAGGTGGTGAAAGTGGTGAAGATCGCCCAGGACATCACCCGGTTGATGCAACAGCAGCAGCACGAAGAAGAGATGGTGCGCAACGCGCATCATCTGTCGCTCGATACCGACCGGCAGGCGGCGCAGGGCGCGGTCATCGTGCAGCAGGCGGTGAAGGGCATGCAGCAGGTCGAAGCGGCGGCGCGCGAAACGTCGGACGTGGTCACCGAGCTTGGCAAGTGCTCTCAGCAGATCGGCACCATCGTCGAAGCCATTCGTAAAATTGCCTCGCAAACCAATCTGCTGGCGATTAACGCCTCCATTGAAGCCGCCCATGCCGGTGAGCACGGGCGCGGTTTTGCGGTGGTGGCCAACGAGGTGCGCACGCTGGCGGAACAGTCGCGCAAGGCGGCGACCGAGATCGAACGCATGACCAAGTCTATCCAGCAAGGCGTGGCGGCGGCGATCGCCGGTATGGCGACCTGCGTGGAACAGGCCGGCGGCGGTGTGGCATTGACCCATGACGCCGGAGAAGTGATCAACCAGGTCAACATCGGCATGCATGACGTCGTGAAACTGATGCAGGCGTTTACGTCGGTGAAGCAGGGCGACGCGCTGCACTGA
- the rlmF gene encoding 23S rRNA (adenine(1618)-N(6))-methyltransferase RlmF, producing MEKKKTFPQQKSGLHPRNRHRSRYDFPALIASCPALAPFVKPNAWGDVSVDFADPAAVKMLNRALLQHFYGIEHWDIPADYLCPPIPGRADYLHHLADLLATSNGGEIPRGKGVAILDVGVGANCIYPIVGLREYGWRFTGSEIDPVSLNAAKMIVEMNPTLRNSVRLRLQKQPELIFSGIIGAAEKFDATLCNPPFHASEQEARASTRRKLHKLGKGEVADKPVQNFGGKNNELWCEGGEEAFVRKMVEESVSKANNCLWFTSLISKNTTLPAIYHALKVAGAAEVRTVEMAQGQKISRFVAWTFHDAEQQAAWAAERWR from the coding sequence GTGGAAAAAAAGAAAACCTTCCCGCAGCAGAAAAGCGGCCTGCATCCGCGCAACCGTCATCGTTCGCGCTACGACTTCCCGGCGCTGATCGCCAGCTGCCCGGCGTTGGCGCCGTTCGTAAAACCGAACGCCTGGGGCGATGTCTCGGTGGACTTCGCCGATCCGGCGGCGGTGAAAATGCTCAACCGTGCGTTGCTGCAACACTTTTACGGCATCGAACACTGGGATATTCCGGCTGATTACCTGTGCCCGCCGATCCCCGGCCGCGCCGACTATCTGCACCACCTGGCGGATCTGCTGGCGACCAGCAACGGCGGCGAGATCCCGCGCGGCAAGGGCGTGGCTATCCTCGACGTCGGCGTCGGCGCCAACTGCATTTACCCGATCGTCGGCCTGCGCGAATACGGCTGGCGTTTCACCGGCTCCGAAATCGATCCGGTGTCGCTGAACGCCGCCAAAATGATCGTCGAGATGAACCCGACGCTGCGCAACAGCGTGCGTCTGCGGCTGCAAAAACAGCCTGAGCTGATTTTTAGCGGCATCATCGGCGCGGCCGAGAAATTCGACGCCACCTTGTGCAACCCGCCGTTCCACGCGTCCGAGCAGGAAGCGCGCGCCAGCACCCGCCGCAAGCTGCATAAACTGGGCAAAGGGGAAGTGGCCGACAAGCCGGTGCAAAACTTCGGCGGCAAGAACAACGAGCTGTGGTGCGAAGGCGGCGAAGAAGCCTTTGTGCGCAAGATGGTGGAAGAGAGCGTCAGCAAGGCCAACAACTGCTTGTGGTTCACCTCGCTTATCTCGAAAAACACCACGTTGCCGGCCATCTACCATGCGCTGAAAGTGGCGGGGGCGGCCGAGGTGCGCACCGTCGAGATGGCGCAAGGGCAGAAGATCAGCCGCTTCGTCGCCTGGACCTTCCACGACGCCGAGCAACAGGCCGCCTGGGCAGCCGAACGCTGGCGCTAG
- a CDS encoding GNAT family N-acetyltransferase: protein MLHIEPYRDADRLQTAALIYAAFCDKFQRARHLSARLQWRLFYRLWSWKQSGSRERSFVVKQDEQVVAAFALNAIDGENRAGLRPRALPIWRLCRRYGWLNVWRMYLQIAVLQHTPAADELYLSYLAVAESQRGKGVGRRLLQWMNDYAAEQGAGRRLSLHVSRRNVDAQRLYQRCGFQVRREEHYASLGLLFGQADWVLMEKRSGEATCAE, encoded by the coding sequence ATGTTGCACATTGAGCCTTATCGCGACGCTGACCGTCTGCAAACGGCGGCGTTGATCTACGCCGCGTTCTGCGACAAATTCCAGCGCGCGCGCCATCTGAGCGCCCGCCTTCAGTGGCGTCTGTTCTATCGGCTGTGGAGTTGGAAGCAAAGCGGCAGCCGGGAGCGCAGCTTCGTGGTGAAACAGGATGAACAGGTGGTGGCGGCCTTTGCCCTGAATGCCATCGATGGCGAGAACCGCGCCGGGCTGCGTCCGCGCGCCTTGCCGATTTGGCGGCTGTGTCGCCGCTATGGCTGGCTGAACGTTTGGCGCATGTATCTGCAAATTGCGGTGTTGCAGCACACCCCGGCGGCCGATGAGCTGTATCTTTCCTACCTGGCGGTGGCCGAGAGTCAGCGTGGCAAAGGGGTGGGCAGGCGACTGCTGCAGTGGATGAATGACTACGCCGCCGAACAAGGCGCAGGCCGGCGCCTGAGCCTGCACGTCAGCCGGCGCAACGTCGATGCGCAGCGTCTGTATCAGCGCTGCGGTTTTCAGGTGCGGCGCGAAGAACATTACGCCTCGCTGGGCTTGCTGTTCGGCCAGGCCGACTGGGTGTTGATGGAGAAACGCAGCGGGGAGGCGACGTGCGCAGAATAG
- a CDS encoding flavin reductase family protein gives MSRESRYYYEPAAGHGLPHDPLNAIVGPRPIGWISSRSTAGLRNLAPYSFFNCFNYRPPIIGFASTGWKDSVANIVETGEFVWNLATRPLAEAMNNSSINLPRGEDEFAFAGVTPLPGRRVKAERVAESPVNFECRLTQCIQLQTAAGEQVETWLVLGEVVAVHLDPALLDEHGVYQTAAAEPILRAGGPSAYYGISEQHRFDLTRPTR, from the coding sequence ATGAGCCGTGAATCTCGTTATTATTATGAACCCGCCGCCGGCCACGGCCTGCCGCACGATCCGCTGAACGCCATCGTCGGCCCGCGCCCCATCGGCTGGATCTCTTCCCGCAGCACCGCCGGCTTGCGTAATCTGGCGCCCTACAGCTTTTTCAACTGCTTCAACTACCGCCCGCCAATCATCGGTTTCGCCAGCACCGGCTGGAAAGACAGCGTGGCGAATATCGTGGAAACCGGCGAGTTCGTCTGGAACCTGGCGACGCGCCCGTTGGCGGAAGCGATGAACAACAGTTCCATCAACCTGCCGCGCGGTGAGGACGAATTCGCCTTCGCCGGCGTCACGCCGCTGCCCGGGCGCCGGGTCAAAGCCGAGCGCGTGGCCGAAAGCCCGGTGAACTTCGAATGCCGCCTGACCCAATGCATTCAGCTGCAAACCGCCGCAGGGGAACAGGTGGAGACCTGGCTAGTGTTGGGCGAAGTGGTGGCGGTGCATCTCGATCCGGCGCTGCTGGATGAACACGGCGTTTACCAGACCGCCGCCGCCGAACCGATCCTGCGCGCCGGCGGCCCGAGCGCCTACTACGGCATTTCGGAACAGCACCGGTTCGACCTGACGCGCCCGACGCGCTGA